The following proteins are co-located in the Vigna angularis cultivar LongXiaoDou No.4 chromosome 2, ASM1680809v1, whole genome shotgun sequence genome:
- the LOC108327035 gene encoding exonuclease DPD1, chloroplastic/mitochondrial isoform X1: protein MKTGSMIFSLLNLPRCRIQRLANYWGETFHSFSTTCGNKSSIRPVGYRIHGLQGGQRKKWTRPISTNSEGKGSTKSKSIKHEILSETIIAGATIDVNKTQLDQFQEIQYRDIKQEIAQNKDLSSLVTVIVFDIETTGLSRENERIIEIALRDLQGGENSTFQTLVNPQREVPNSRIHGITTHMVNKPDVPRMEELIPILLQYVRSREKPGGYVLFVAHNARCFDVPFIINEFRRCSANIPCNWLFSDTLPLGRELIKSEGTKLSSSSLAALRDLYGIKGDGPAHRAMEDVNTLSLILPRLTSDLKLTLSSLVEKSFKESDIIKKKKNSD, encoded by the exons ATGAAGACGGGCTCCatgattttttcattattaaatcTACCTAGATGTAGAATACAAAGATTAGCTAATTACTGGGGAGAAACCTTCCACAGTTTCAGTACGACTTGTGGAAACAAATCTAGCATCAGGCCGGTTGGTTATAGAATTCATGGTCTTCAGGGAGGTCAGAGAAAGAAGTGGACAAGACCAATATCCACAAATTCAGAAGGCAAGGGGAGCACCAAATCAAAAAGTATCAAGCATGAAATTTTGAGTGAAACCATTATAGCAGGTGCTACAATAGATGTAAATAAAACACAGCTTGATCAGTTCCAGGAAATTCAGTACCGTGACATAAAACAAGAGATTGCCCAGAATAAAGACTTGTCTAGTTTAGTTACTGTTATTGTTTTTGATATCGAAACCACAGGGCTTAGCAGAGAGAATGAAAGGATTATTGAAATTGCACTTCGAGATCTTCAGGGTGGTGAGAACAGCACTTTTCAGACTCTAGTCAACCCTCAACGCGAAGTTCCTAATTCACGTATTCATGGCATTACTACTCATATGGTCAACAAACCTGACGTTCCAAG GATGGAAGAGCTCATTCCTATCTTATTGCAATATGTTCGAAGTAGGGAGAAACCTGGGGGATATGTGTTATTTGTTGCTCATAATGCTCGTTGTTTTGATGTCCCTTTCATCATCAACGAATTCCGACGTTGTTCTGCGAACATTCCTTGCAATTGGTTGTTCTCAGACACCCTGCCTTTAGGACGTGAACTAATAAAATCTGAAG GAACTAAACTTTCTTCATCTTCCCTTGCTGCCCTTCGTGACCTCTACGGAATTAAAGGGGATGGACCAGCTCACAGGGCTATGGAAGATGTGAACACATTGTCCTTGATTCTTCCCAGGTTGACCAGTGATCTGAAATTGACCCTATCTTCTCTTGTCGAAAAATCATTCAAAGAATCAGATAttatcaagaagaagaaaaattcagACTAG
- the LOC108327035 gene encoding exonuclease DPD1, chloroplastic/mitochondrial isoform X2, which yields MKTGSMIFSLLNLPRCRIQRLANYWGETFHSFSTTCGNKSSIRPVGYRIHGLQGGQRKKWTRPISTNSEGKGSTKSKSIKHEILSETIIAGLSRENERIIEIALRDLQGGENSTFQTLVNPQREVPNSRIHGITTHMVNKPDVPRMEELIPILLQYVRSREKPGGYVLFVAHNARCFDVPFIINEFRRCSANIPCNWLFSDTLPLGRELIKSEGTKLSSSSLAALRDLYGIKGDGPAHRAMEDVNTLSLILPRLTSDLKLTLSSLVEKSFKESDIIKKKKNSD from the exons ATGAAGACGGGCTCCatgattttttcattattaaatcTACCTAGATGTAGAATACAAAGATTAGCTAATTACTGGGGAGAAACCTTCCACAGTTTCAGTACGACTTGTGGAAACAAATCTAGCATCAGGCCGGTTGGTTATAGAATTCATGGTCTTCAGGGAGGTCAGAGAAAGAAGTGGACAAGACCAATATCCACAAATTCAGAAGGCAAGGGGAGCACCAAATCAAAAAGTATCAAGCATGAAATTTTGAGTGAAACCATTATAGCAG GGCTTAGCAGAGAGAATGAAAGGATTATTGAAATTGCACTTCGAGATCTTCAGGGTGGTGAGAACAGCACTTTTCAGACTCTAGTCAACCCTCAACGCGAAGTTCCTAATTCACGTATTCATGGCATTACTACTCATATGGTCAACAAACCTGACGTTCCAAG GATGGAAGAGCTCATTCCTATCTTATTGCAATATGTTCGAAGTAGGGAGAAACCTGGGGGATATGTGTTATTTGTTGCTCATAATGCTCGTTGTTTTGATGTCCCTTTCATCATCAACGAATTCCGACGTTGTTCTGCGAACATTCCTTGCAATTGGTTGTTCTCAGACACCCTGCCTTTAGGACGTGAACTAATAAAATCTGAAG GAACTAAACTTTCTTCATCTTCCCTTGCTGCCCTTCGTGACCTCTACGGAATTAAAGGGGATGGACCAGCTCACAGGGCTATGGAAGATGTGAACACATTGTCCTTGATTCTTCCCAGGTTGACCAGTGATCTGAAATTGACCCTATCTTCTCTTGTCGAAAAATCATTCAAAGAATCAGATAttatcaagaagaagaaaaattcagACTAG
- the LOC108328596 gene encoding GATA transcription factor 16, with protein MRFVSVLVRLVMMDLKEWSSPELNESKKCCSDCKTTKTPLWRGGPAGPKTLCNACGIRYRKRGSCSRKREEVVVLHRTSSVVKKQRWKMLGEEEQAAVCLMALSCGFFTIPSLTAFQVT; from the exons ATGCGATTCGTTTCGGTATTAGTACG ATTGGTAATGATGGATCTGAAGGAATGGTCTTCTCCAGAGCTCAACGAGAGCAAGAAATGCTGCTCCGATTGCAAAACCACCAAGACTCCTCTGTGGAGAGGAGGACCAGCTGGACCTAAG ACTCTGTGCAACGCCTGCGGAATCAGGTACCGGAAGAGAGGGAGTTGTTCGAGGAAGAGAGAGGAGGTGGTGGTGTTGCACCGGACATCCTCTGTTGTGAAGAAACAGAGGTGGAAGATGTTGGGAGAAGAGGAACAGGCGGCTGTGTGTTTGATGGCCCTGTCCTGTGGTTTTTTTACCATTCCTTCACTTACCGCATTCCAGGTAACCTAA
- the LOC108329403 gene encoding importin subunit alpha-2: MSYRPTANSRTELRRNRYKVAVDADEGRRRREDTMVEIRKNRREESLQKKRREGLQSQQIPASVHSTAIEKKLEQLPAMVAGVWTNDNNMQFEATTQFRKMLSIERSPPIEEVIQAGVVPRFVEFLTREDFPMLQFEAAWALTNIASGTSENTKVVIDHGAVPIFVKLLGSPSDDVREQAVWALGNVAGDSPRCRDLVLSHGALLPLLAQLNEHAKLSMLRNATWTLSNFCRGKPQPPFDQVKPALPALANLIHSNDEEVLTDACWALSYLSDGTNDKIQGVIETGVCSRLVDLLTHTSPSVLIPALRTVGNIVTGDDLQTQVIINHQALPRLLNLLTNNYKKSIKKEACWTISNITAGNKQQIQDVIEAGLIAPLVHLLQNAEFDIKKEAAWAISNATSGGSHEQIKFLVSQGCIKPLCDLLLCPDPRIVTVCLEGLENILKVGEAEKNVSNTDGVNLYGQMIDDAEGLEKIENLQSHDNTEIYEKAVKILETYWTEEDDETVPPGDASQSGFNFGGHEFPSVPSGGFNFI; the protein is encoded by the exons ATGTCGTATCGGCCGACAGCAAACTCCAGGACCGAGCTTCGTCGGAACCGTTACAAAGTCGCCGTGGACGCTGATGAAGGTCGGCGGCGGCGAGAGGATACCATGGTGGAGATTCGAAAGAACCGTAGGGAGGAGAGCTTGCAGAAGAAGAGACGTGAGGGTCTCCAATCTCAGCAGATTCCTGCGTCAGTTCATTCTACTGCAATAGAAAAGAAG TTGGAACAGCTACCAGCCATGGTTGCAGGTGTTTGGACTAATGACAATAACATGCAGTTTGAGGCCACAACTCAGTTTCGGAAGATGCTTTCAATTG AACGTAGCCCACCCATTGAGGAGGTTATTCAAGCTGGTGTAGTTCCACGGTTTGTTGAGTTTTTAACGAGGGAAGATTTTCCAATGCTGCAG TTTGAGGCAGCTTGGGCTTTGACAAATATAGCTTCTGGAACATCTGAAAATACTAAAGTGGTAATTGATCATGGTGCTGTCCCTATTTTTGTAAAGCTCCTTGGTTCTCCCAGTGATGATGTCCGTGAACAG GCTGTATGGGCATTAGGAAATGTTGCTGGAGATTCTCCTAGATGTCGAGATCTTGTTCTTAGTCATGGAGCTTTGCTTCCTCTATTGGCACAATTAAATGAGCATGCCAAACTTTCTATGCTAAGAAATGCTACTTGGACACTCTCAAATTTCTGCAGGGGAAAACCACAGCCTCCTTTTGATCAG GTTAAACCTGCTCTTCCAGCTCTTGCCAATCTTATCCATTCAAATGACGAAGAAGTCTTGACTGATGCCTGTTGGGCACTTTCTTATCTTTCTGACGGTACAAATGACAAAATTCAGGGTGTAATTGAAACTGGTGTTTGTAGCCGGCTTGTTGACCTTCTGAC GCACACTTCCCCCTCAGTGCTTATTCCTGCTCTTCGTACTGTTGGAAATATTGTCACTGGAGATGATTTGCAGACCCAG GTCATCATCAACCATCAAGCTCTTCCTCGTCTCTTGAATCTCTTGaccaataattataaaaaaagcaTAAAGAAGGAAGCTTGCTGGACTATATCAAACATCACAGCTGGGAACAAACAACAGATTCAG GATGTAATTGAGGCTGGTCTAATTGCTCCTCTGGTCCATTTACTTCAAAATGCTGAGTTTGATATCAAGAAAGAGGCTGCGTGGGCTATCTCAAATGCTACGTCTGGTGGATCTCATGAACAAATCAA GTTCCTTGTAAGTCAAGGATGTATTAAGCCCTTGTGTGATCTTCTCTTATGTCCTGATCCTAGGATTGTGACAGTTTGTTTGGAAGGTCTTGAAAACATCTTGAAGGTAGGAGAAGCTGAGAAAAACGTGAGCAATACTGATGGTGTGAATCTATATGGCCAAATGATTGATGATGCTGAGGGGTTAGAGAAAATTGAGAACCTCCAGAGTCATGATAACACTGAGATTTATGAAAAGGCAGTAAAGATTCTTGAGACATACTGGacggaggaagatgatgaaacTGTGCCTCCAGGGGATGCTTCTCAGTCAGGCTTCAACTTTGGTGGCCACGAATTTCCTTCAGTGCCTTCTGGTGGATTCAACTTTATTTAG
- the LOC108328087 gene encoding uncharacterized protein LOC108328087, producing MDREGGSNGGSCYYSVLGIRRDASFSDIRTAYRKLAMRWHPDKWTRNLATAGEAKRRFQQIQEAYSVLSDQSKRSMYDAGLYDPLEEEDQEFCDFMQEMISMMNNVKDEGDSMEDLQRMFVEMVGGDGIDLNQDQMAGKRGRVNGSRGNAAKRSNSRS from the exons ATGGATCGGGAAGGAGGATCCAACGGCGGATCTTGCTACTACTCCGTTCTCGGGATTCGTAGGGACGCCTCCTTCTCTGATATTCGCACTGCCTACCGCAAACTCGCCAtg AGGTGGCACCCGGATAAGTGGACTCGGAATCTCGCAACCGCCGGAGAAGCCAAGCGGCGGTTTCAGCAAATCCAAGAAGCTTACTCAG TTCTTTCCGATCAGTCTAAAAGATCAATGTACGATGCTGGCCTCTACGACCCTCTGGAGGAAGAAGACCAA GAGTTCTGTGATTTCATGCAAGAGATGATATCGATGATGAACAATGTAAAAGACGAG GGGGACAGTATGGAGGACCTACAGAGGATGTTCGTGGAGATGGTGGGGGGTGATGGGATTGACTTGAACCAGGATCAGATGGCTGGGAAGCGAGGACGTGTCAATGGATCAAGAGGCAATGCGGCCAAGCGCAGCAACTCTCGATCTTAG
- the LOC108327130 gene encoding calmodulin-binding protein 60 B-like, producing MESKRQSQEEDKRGDQKRSRQNSQLSETWRITRSSRCLLLNRNELMPYLEDSIRNITREVVELQLARLISSTQTEISGGRRFLKLVFRNELPDTIYTMSKLKARDNNPLEVALFDVESRFIVSDENDPLSSIKVKICVLNGEFASDGSENWSKDEFKSKILRQRENKGQLLKGDTVIALKNGVGFIHNEFTDNSFWIRTGRFRLGAMVAKSNMNDALIIREGISKPFRVKDYRSKLNKKKDPTLSDEIWHLKHISKKGKIFELLSEDGIHTVGDFLKELETNPLSLEEKLGKISSKTREEIYKQAKKAKHAESNTFNSDQTGQQACESSRGLLQIELINGAPDQDVQLPDFPQQDWIDELSQNDEFDPFHLT from the exons ATGGAATCAAAAAGACAATCCCAAGAGGAGGACAAAAGGGGTGATCAAAAGCGGAGTCGTCAGAATTCACAACTATCGGAAACATGGCG CATCACTCGAAGTTCTAGGTGTCTGCTTCTCAATCGGAATGAACTGATGCCCTACTTGGAAGATTCAATTCGAAATATA ACACGAGAGGTGGTTGAACTCCAACTAGCAAg ACTAATAAGTAGTACTCAGACTGAAATATCTGGAGGCCGCAGATTCTTGAAGCTGGTTTTTAGGAATGAATTGCCtgatacaatttatactatgTCCAAATTGAAAGCTAGAGACAACAATCCTCTTGAGGTCGCTCTTTTCGATGTTGAATCTCGGTTTATAGTCTCTGATGAGAATGATCCACTGTCTTCGATCAAGGTAAAGATTTGCGTCCTTAATGGTGAGTTTGCTTCAGATGGCAGTGAAAATTGGAGCAAAGATGAATTCAAATCCAAAATCTTACGTCAAAGAGAGAATAAAGGGCAGCTACTGAAAGGAGATACGGTTATTGCGCTTAAAAATGGAGTAGGTTTTATCCACAATGAATTCACTGACAACTCATTTTGGATAAGAACAGGACGTTTCAGATTAGGAGCGATGGTTGCAAAATCAAATATGAATGACGCATTAATCATCAGGGAAGGTATAAGTAAACCTTTTAGAGTCAAGGACTACAGAAGTAAGT TGAACAAGAAAAAGGATCCAACCCTCAGTGATGAAATATGGCATTTGAAACATATAtcaaaaaaagggaaaattttTGAGCTGCTTTCTGAGGACGGGATACATACTGTTGGCGATTTTTTGAAGGAGCTTGAAACCAATCCATTATCTTTGGAAGAG AAACTCGGCAAGATTTCCTCCAAAACCCGGGAAGAAATTTATAAGCAGGCTAAGAAAGCAAAGCATGCTGAGAGTAATACTTTCAACTCCGATCAGACG GGGCAGCAAGCATGTGAAAGTTCGAGGGGTCTGTTGCAGATTGAGCTGATAAACGGTGCTCCAGATCAAGATGTTCAACTGCCTGACTTCCCTCAGCAAG aCTGGATTGATGAATTATCACAGAACGATGAATTTGATCCATTCCACCTGACATAA
- the LOC108328160 gene encoding calmodulin-binding protein 60 A isoform X2 encodes MAPKRTFDEEDHHNNDDTHLQTVAKRRRDETINHSLLAALEPVLRKLMEELIPPMLERHVSPCCRFCHNHQGGSSGGRAYQLCFVNELPKVIFTMANLTAEDGGSLEIELRDAASQQRLDTEEFSSMKAQIYVLDGAFESQDWTAEEFDGNIVKPREGKAPLLRGHTVIKIEKGVGFIDKKRLKITDNSCTTRSKTFRLGVKIVGSNSHGVGIREAISEPFRVKDKRGELARKSERPALNDEVWRLRNIGKAGELRKQLSKNKIKTVKDLLRRDTIGLLRERFVGRMKEEAYSNLEHLEPIAATPTTHDIVSKLAGTQAVSYSAPYQGLQLPDHQGQLETSTSIVDSWPAFYDVFETYFIPNPDQWEQPNFFPLLCGDNGASCSQDSPSFLPNTAEYMASKRKAKTVWQKVRNAFELLIHPHRA; translated from the exons ATGGCACCAAAAAGAACCTTTGACGAGGAGGATCATCACAATAACGACGACACCCATCTTCAAACTGTTGCTAAAAGAAGACGGGACGAGACCATCAATCATTCGCTTCT TGCCGCTTTGGAACCTGTTCTTCGCAAATTG ATGGAGGAGTTGATTCCTCCTATGCTAGAGCGTCACGTGTCTCCGTG TTGTCGATTTTGCCATAACCATCAGGGTGGCAGTTCTGGAGGAAGAGCTTACCAATTGTGCTTCGTCAATGAATTGCCTAAAGTAATTTTCACCATGGCCAATCTCACAGCTGAGGACGGTGGTTCACTTGAAATTGAGCTGCGGGATGCTGCATCGCAGCAACGCCTTGACACAGAGGAATTTTCCAGCATGAAGGCTCAGATCTATGTGCTGGATGGTGCTTTTGAAAGTCAGGACTGGACTGCAGAGGAATTTGATGGCAACATTGTGAAACCAAGAGAGGGGAAGGCACCATTACTCAGAGGACACACggttattaaaattgaaaaagggGTTGGTTTTATCGATAAGAAGAGGCTTAAGATTACTGATAATTCTTGCACCACAAGAAGCAAAACGTTTCGGTTGGGAGTTAAAATCGTGGGATCTAACTCCCATGGAGTAGGAATCAGGGAAGCCATAAGCGAACCCTTCAGGGTCAAAGATAAACGTGGAGAGT TGGCCAGGAAATCCGAGCGTCCAGCCTTGAACGATGAAGTATGGCGTCTGAGGAACATTGGAAAAGCGGGTGAGCTTCGCAAGCAGCtttcaaagaataaaataaagactGTGAAGGATCTTTTGCGGCGGGACACAATCGGTTTATTACGGGAG CGTTTTGTGGGAAGAATGAAGGAGGAAGCATACTCAAATCTGGAGCATCTGGAGCCAATTGCTGCCACACCAACGACACATGACATAGTGTCGAAGTTAGCAGGTACACAGGCGGTGTCATACAGTGCTCCATATCAAGGTCTGCAACTGCCTGATCACCAAG GTCAATTGGAAACATCAACATCAATCGTAGATAGCTGGCCGGCGTTCTACGACGTATTTGAAACTTACTTTATTCCTAACCCTGACCAGTGGGAGCAACCAAATTTTTTCCCCTTACTATGTGGTGACAATGGAGCATCATGTAGCCAAGACAGCCCTTCCTTTTTGCCCAACACTGCTGAGTATATGGCAAGCAAAAGGAAAGCCAAGACGGTTTGGCAGAAAGTCAGAAATGCTTTCGAACTCCTCATACATCCGCATAGGGCTTAA
- the LOC108328160 gene encoding calmodulin-binding protein 60 G isoform X1 has product MAPKRTFDEEDHHNNDDTHLQTVAKRRRDETINHSLLAALEPVLRKLMEELIPPMLERHVSPCCRFCHNHQGGSSGGRAYQLCFVNELPKVIFTMANLTAEDGGSLEIELRDAASQQRLDTEEFSSMKAQIYVLDGAFESQDWTAEEFDGNIVKPREGKAPLLRGHTVIKIEKGVGFIDKKRLKITDNSCTTRSKTFRLGVKIVGSNSHGVGIREAISEPFRVKDKRGELARKSERPALNDEVWRLRNIGKAGELRKQLSKNKIKTVKDLLRRDTIGLLREKFGKINTWDKIIEHAKECELDESERYLYTYRAMEPEKSVSLVFNCIYELVEVIINGQHRSLKSLNSEEERFVGRMKEEAYSNLEHLEPIAATPTTHDIVSKLAGTQAVSYSAPYQGLQLPDHQGQLETSTSIVDSWPAFYDVFETYFIPNPDQWEQPNFFPLLCGDNGASCSQDSPSFLPNTAEYMASKRKAKTVWQKVRNAFELLIHPHRA; this is encoded by the exons ATGGCACCAAAAAGAACCTTTGACGAGGAGGATCATCACAATAACGACGACACCCATCTTCAAACTGTTGCTAAAAGAAGACGGGACGAGACCATCAATCATTCGCTTCT TGCCGCTTTGGAACCTGTTCTTCGCAAATTG ATGGAGGAGTTGATTCCTCCTATGCTAGAGCGTCACGTGTCTCCGTG TTGTCGATTTTGCCATAACCATCAGGGTGGCAGTTCTGGAGGAAGAGCTTACCAATTGTGCTTCGTCAATGAATTGCCTAAAGTAATTTTCACCATGGCCAATCTCACAGCTGAGGACGGTGGTTCACTTGAAATTGAGCTGCGGGATGCTGCATCGCAGCAACGCCTTGACACAGAGGAATTTTCCAGCATGAAGGCTCAGATCTATGTGCTGGATGGTGCTTTTGAAAGTCAGGACTGGACTGCAGAGGAATTTGATGGCAACATTGTGAAACCAAGAGAGGGGAAGGCACCATTACTCAGAGGACACACggttattaaaattgaaaaagggGTTGGTTTTATCGATAAGAAGAGGCTTAAGATTACTGATAATTCTTGCACCACAAGAAGCAAAACGTTTCGGTTGGGAGTTAAAATCGTGGGATCTAACTCCCATGGAGTAGGAATCAGGGAAGCCATAAGCGAACCCTTCAGGGTCAAAGATAAACGTGGAGAGT TGGCCAGGAAATCCGAGCGTCCAGCCTTGAACGATGAAGTATGGCGTCTGAGGAACATTGGAAAAGCGGGTGAGCTTCGCAAGCAGCtttcaaagaataaaataaagactGTGAAGGATCTTTTGCGGCGGGACACAATCGGTTTATTACGGGAG AAATTCGGCAAGATTAATACATGGGACAAAATCATTGAACATGCTAAAGAATGTGAACTAGATGAATCTGAGCGCTACTTGTATACGTATCGTGCCATGGAACCAGAGAAATCTGTTTCCCTTGTCTTTAATTGCATCTATGAGCTTGTGGAGGTCATTATTAACGGCCAACATCGTTCTCTGAAATCTCTGAATTCGGAGGAGGag CGTTTTGTGGGAAGAATGAAGGAGGAAGCATACTCAAATCTGGAGCATCTGGAGCCAATTGCTGCCACACCAACGACACATGACATAGTGTCGAAGTTAGCAGGTACACAGGCGGTGTCATACAGTGCTCCATATCAAGGTCTGCAACTGCCTGATCACCAAG GTCAATTGGAAACATCAACATCAATCGTAGATAGCTGGCCGGCGTTCTACGACGTATTTGAAACTTACTTTATTCCTAACCCTGACCAGTGGGAGCAACCAAATTTTTTCCCCTTACTATGTGGTGACAATGGAGCATCATGTAGCCAAGACAGCCCTTCCTTTTTGCCCAACACTGCTGAGTATATGGCAAGCAAAAGGAAAGCCAAGACGGTTTGGCAGAAAGTCAGAAATGCTTTCGAACTCCTCATACATCCGCATAGGGCTTAA